Proteins co-encoded in one Ictalurus punctatus breed USDA103 chromosome 18, Coco_2.0, whole genome shotgun sequence genomic window:
- the LOC108278537 gene encoding GTPase IMAP family member 9 isoform X2: MASRTQTDTFHPDFAVSSLVSLSEEPKSALRLVLLGGDCADNSYAVDVILRSDNRKETSNPKKGNVRDRLVDGRQVSVSVAPSYWMNHLASYWFFSNGVESIRNEVQNCTSLTFPGPHAFLLVMRAGHTTGKEHHLLKAITYMFGAEALEYTMVLFVYGREWENPTDALKNRCVKMCGARYYFLENSDENVQELFRRVEGMTRRKKSRFFIQHSYENLMKMYFEPWERARENKENELKRELEELKTEQRLREDMLKTELETLRKTVRDLRKKVEEPRHRESLLQKDLDRVRCGEKPLSQEVYELQGSEAKHLNPVRRNSKEIVQPLMPENKNKPLDDH; this comes from the exons ATGGCGAGCAGAACACAAACAG aCACATTTCACCCAGATT TCGCTGTGTCTTCGCTTGTCTCTTTGTCTGAGGAACCCAAATCAGCACTTCGGCTCGTTTTGCTGGGTGGTGATTGTGCTGATAACAGTTACGCAGTTGACGTTATACTCAGGTCTGATAATAGGAAGGAAACAAGCAATCCAAAGAAAGGCAACGTTAGAGACAGACTTGTTGATGGAAGGCAGGTCTCTGTATCTGTGGCTCCTTCCTACTGGATGAACCACTTGGCCTCATATTGGTTTTTCTCAAATGGAGTCGAGTCTATCAGAAACGAGGTTCAAAACTGTACATCACTAACGTTTCCTGGCCCTCACGCCTTCCTGCTAGTGATGCGAGCTGGACATACTACTGGGAAAGAACATCATCTTTTAAAAGCGATAACCTACATGTTTGGAGCTGAGGCTTTAGAGTACACTATGGTATTATTCGTGTATGGACGTGAATGGGAAAATCCAACAGATGCCCTAAAGAACCGCTGTGTGAAGATGTGTGGAGCACGATATTACTTTTTGGAGAACAGTGATGAGAATGTCCAGGAGCTTTTCAGAAGAGTTGAGGGAATGACACGGAGGAAAAAAAGCAGATTTTTTATTCAGCACTCATACGAAAACCTCATGAAGATGTATTTTGAACCTTGGGAAAGGGCTCGGGAGAACAAGGAAAACGAATTAAAAAGAGAACTGGAAGAACTGAAGACAGAACAACGTCTGAGGGAGGACATGTTAAAGACAGAACTTGAGACACTCAGAAAAACTGTGAGAGATttgaggaagaaggtggaagaacccAGACATCGCGAGAGTTTGTTACAGAAGGATTTGGACAGAGTTCGGTGTGGTGAGAAACCATTAAGTCAGGAGGTGTATGAATTACAAGGAAGTGAAGCAAAACACTTGAATCCTGTACGGCGCAACAGCAAAGAGATTGTACAACCACTCA TGCCAGAAAATAAGAACAAGCCTCTAGATGACCATTAG
- the LOC108278537 gene encoding GTPase IMAP family member 2 isoform X1, with the protein MASRTQTEDTEVTELYTFHPDFAVSSLVSLSEEPKSALRLVLLGGDCADNSYAVDVILRSDNRKETSNPKKGNVRDRLVDGRQVSVSVAPSYWMNHLASYWFFSNGVESIRNEVQNCTSLTFPGPHAFLLVMRAGHTTGKEHHLLKAITYMFGAEALEYTMVLFVYGREWENPTDALKNRCVKMCGARYYFLENSDENVQELFRRVEGMTRRKKSRFFIQHSYENLMKMYFEPWERARENKENELKRELEELKTEQRLREDMLKTELETLRKTVRDLRKKVEEPRHRESLLQKDLDRVRCGEKPLSQEVYELQGSEAKHLNPVRRNSKEIVQPLMPENKNKPLDDH; encoded by the exons ATGGCGAGCAGAACACAAACAG AAGACACCGAAGTAACTGAATTAT aCACATTTCACCCAGATT TCGCTGTGTCTTCGCTTGTCTCTTTGTCTGAGGAACCCAAATCAGCACTTCGGCTCGTTTTGCTGGGTGGTGATTGTGCTGATAACAGTTACGCAGTTGACGTTATACTCAGGTCTGATAATAGGAAGGAAACAAGCAATCCAAAGAAAGGCAACGTTAGAGACAGACTTGTTGATGGAAGGCAGGTCTCTGTATCTGTGGCTCCTTCCTACTGGATGAACCACTTGGCCTCATATTGGTTTTTCTCAAATGGAGTCGAGTCTATCAGAAACGAGGTTCAAAACTGTACATCACTAACGTTTCCTGGCCCTCACGCCTTCCTGCTAGTGATGCGAGCTGGACATACTACTGGGAAAGAACATCATCTTTTAAAAGCGATAACCTACATGTTTGGAGCTGAGGCTTTAGAGTACACTATGGTATTATTCGTGTATGGACGTGAATGGGAAAATCCAACAGATGCCCTAAAGAACCGCTGTGTGAAGATGTGTGGAGCACGATATTACTTTTTGGAGAACAGTGATGAGAATGTCCAGGAGCTTTTCAGAAGAGTTGAGGGAATGACACGGAGGAAAAAAAGCAGATTTTTTATTCAGCACTCATACGAAAACCTCATGAAGATGTATTTTGAACCTTGGGAAAGGGCTCGGGAGAACAAGGAAAACGAATTAAAAAGAGAACTGGAAGAACTGAAGACAGAACAACGTCTGAGGGAGGACATGTTAAAGACAGAACTTGAGACACTCAGAAAAACTGTGAGAGATttgaggaagaaggtggaagaacccAGACATCGCGAGAGTTTGTTACAGAAGGATTTGGACAGAGTTCGGTGTGGTGAGAAACCATTAAGTCAGGAGGTGTATGAATTACAAGGAAGTGAAGCAAAACACTTGAATCCTGTACGGCGCAACAGCAAAGAGATTGTACAACCACTCA TGCCAGAAAATAAGAACAAGCCTCTAGATGACCATTAG